CGCCGCAGTCCTTTCGTCAGCCGGCGAGGCCGGCGGTGAGCAGTTCCACGAAACCGACGTCCTCGCGGGCGACGCCGAAGACCTCGGCGCGGACGAGGGTGCGCTCGGCCCAGGCGCGGTGCGGCTTCACTTCGTTCATCTTGTTGGTGTAGGCGGAGCGGAGCACTCCGCCGCCGTCCTGTTCGGGCCGGAGGATGTCCTGGGCGTCGCTCCACTCCTCGTGGCTGACCACGGACAGGGCGTGGACGGGCAGCACGTGGGTGGGGTGGATGCAGGTCTTGCCGAGGAGGCCGTTGGCGCGGTCGAGCTCGATCTCGCGGAGCAGGCCGTCCATGTCGTGTTCGATGAGGGCGGTGCGCAGGTCCTCGGCGCGGCCCTCCAGGAAGGGGCTGCGGCGCAGCTGGGGCTTGAAGATGCGCTCGCCGGGGCGGAAGTACTCCCAGACGGGTCCGGTGATGGTGAAGCCGGTGCCGTCGGCGCGGCCGAGGACGTTGACGACGTCGGCGATGACGTGGGCGACGACCTTGACGTCGTAGGCGGTCATGTCGGGCGAGCGGCGGAGTCCGTAGGCGGAGCAGAAGTCGGTGACGCCGAGGCGGAGGGCGAGGACGCGGTCGCGGTGCTTCTCGGTGACGGCGGCGATGCCGGCGAGGGTCTCGGCCCGGGTCTCCAGGTGGAGGAGTTCGGGGGACTCCAGGACGGGCATGGCGTAGAGGCGGCGTCCGGCGGTGCGCTCGGCCTGGGTGAGGGCGTCGAGGAAGGCGCTGCCGCGGGCCTCGGTGAACTTGGGGAGTACGAATCCGGCCAGCAGGCCGACGGTGTCGCCGAGGCGGCTGACGAGGTCGGTGATCTGGCGCGGTTCGCGGACCCGGATGAAGAGGAGGGGGACGTCAGGGCCGTCGGCGCGGCCGTCGGCGAGGTCGCGGAACTGGTGGACGAGGTTGGCCTCGCCGGCCTCGACGTCGGCGTCGCTGATCGAGTCCTCCAGGCAGAGGACCATGGAGACGACGCCGCGGGCGGCCTGTTTGCGGATGTCGTCGGCGAGGCGGGGCCGGGTGGCGGGGCTGTAGAGGGTGGCGCCGAGGGCGACCGCGAGCGTGCGGGCGGGCGAGTCGGCGGTGAACTCGGCCGGCTCGCGGTGGAACAGCCCGCTCCGCACCGTGGAGGGGATGTGCCCGAAATGACGCATGTAAGTCCCCCGTCTGCTTGCCTGGGCCCTGATGACATGTGGCCGGTAATAGTACGTAGGTGCGGGTGTCCGTAGTTCCCACCCCGCATGAAATCCAGGTAACTCGTCCCCGTCGGGTGTCCTCCCCTCCCTCCGTGCCCGCCCCGATTCCGTCAGGTGTACGGCGCCGCTCCGCTTCGCCCGGTGCCCCCGCGTTGTCCCCCGGACGGGCAGGAGGGCAGGATGGCCGTCATGACGCACGCGATGCTGAAGGGCTCCAACGTCCCTCTCGACACCGCGGCCGTACGGGCCGTGCTCCGCTGGACCCCGGGCCCCGGGGTCCCCGACGTGGACGCCTCGGCCCTGGTCCTCGGGCCCGACGGGCGGGTCCGGTCGGACGAGGACTTCGTCTTCTACAACCAGCCGCGCCACCCCTCGGGGCTGGTGCGGCGGCTGCCGAAGAAGCGGGTCGCGGAGGCGCTGACGGACACGGTCGAGGCGGACCTCGGCGCGCTCGACCCGTCCATCGACCGGGTGGTGCTCGCCGCGTCCTCGGACGGCGGCACCTTCCGCTCGGTGACGGACCTGCGGATCGTCCTGTACGACGCCACGGCCGCGGACGGGCGGGAGCCGCTGGCGCTCTTCGACGTGACGGCGGAGACCGGCGAGGAGACCGCGGTCATCTGCGGCGAGCTGTACCGCCGGGGCGAGGGGTGGAAGTTCCGCGCGGTCGGGCAGGGCTATCCGACCGGCCTGGTGGGCCTGGCGACGGACTTCGGCATCTCGGTGGACGAGGAGCCCGACGGGGCGCCCGCGGGCGCCGAGACGCCCGGCGAGACGGCCGCGGGGGCGTCCGTGGACCCGCAGGCCGAGACCGCGCTCGTCGACGCCGGAGAGGCGGGTACGGGCTCCGCGCCGCACCCGGACCCGGACGCGACCGTCGTCCACACCCCCCGGCCCCCGTCGCCGCCCGTGCCGCCGATGCCCGACCGGGCGCCGGCCTACGGCTACCCGCAGGCCCCGGTGCCGGGCCCGGCGCCCGCGTACGGCTATCCGCAGCCGGTGACCGCCGGGCACGGCGCGGAGCCCGTCCAGGAGTTCCGG
The Streptomyces roseofulvus genome window above contains:
- a CDS encoding HpcH/HpaI aldolase/citrate lyase family protein — encoded protein: MRHFGHIPSTVRSGLFHREPAEFTADSPARTLAVALGATLYSPATRPRLADDIRKQAARGVVSMVLCLEDSISDADVEAGEANLVHQFRDLADGRADGPDVPLLFIRVREPRQITDLVSRLGDTVGLLAGFVLPKFTEARGSAFLDALTQAERTAGRRLYAMPVLESPELLHLETRAETLAGIAAVTEKHRDRVLALRLGVTDFCSAYGLRRSPDMTAYDVKVVAHVIADVVNVLGRADGTGFTITGPVWEYFRPGERIFKPQLRRSPFLEGRAEDLRTALIEHDMDGLLREIELDRANGLLGKTCIHPTHVLPVHALSVVSHEEWSDAQDILRPEQDGGGVLRSAYTNKMNEVKPHRAWAERTLVRAEVFGVAREDVGFVELLTAGLAG
- a CDS encoding TerD family protein; the encoded protein is MAVMTHAMLKGSNVPLDTAAVRAVLRWTPGPGVPDVDASALVLGPDGRVRSDEDFVFYNQPRHPSGLVRRLPKKRVAEALTDTVEADLGALDPSIDRVVLAASSDGGTFRSVTDLRIVLYDATAADGREPLALFDVTAETGEETAVICGELYRRGEGWKFRAVGQGYPTGLVGLATDFGISVDEEPDGAPAGAETPGETAAGASVDPQAETALVDAGEAGTGSAPHPDPDATVVHTPRPPSPPVPPMPDRAPAYGYPQAPVPGPAPAYGYPQPVTAGHGAEPVQEFRMPPMGPQFQRP